In Dryobates pubescens isolate bDryPub1 chromosome 31, bDryPub1.pri, whole genome shotgun sequence, one DNA window encodes the following:
- the TMEM161A gene encoding transmembrane protein 161A has translation MAVMGVQVVVSLLAASLMQRMAPHCSFARWLLCNGSLHRYKHPSDEELCALAGKQRPKSKRDRRVNGVTDDKPLSVPRDIDLHLDTSPITAVDALVLRYFLDYQWFVDFAVYSTAVYIFTEGYYCLVDPQKETNIGVLWCLLTVVFSIKVFFTLMCHYFRSEEGGERSVCLTFAFFFLLLAMLALVIREDYLEFGLEPGLAGVSSSLEKMLKQQGWEWTLPLAKLAFKLGLVALCSFLGACLTFPGLRLAQTHLDALQLAADKPLAQVLLHLSFLAPVLVVVMWIKPISRDFLLHAPMGKQTVQILSDSAYNTARLWAIVGLCLLRLAGTRWHLQAYLGLAQRWVQQMRREAGRIPALEIQRKVTRIYCYVSVVSLQYLGPIILTLHCTLLLKTLGQHSWGLYPEPPAAPPAAAAWPQRAAGQGQEDVRLAVEQVTGVLGTILTPLFLRGLFAFLTWWVAACQVVTSLFGLYFHQYLAAS, from the exons CTGATGCAGAGGATGGCCCCGCACTGCTCCTTCGCTcgctggctgctctgcaacgGCAG cctgcacCGCTACAAGCACCCCTCGGACGAGGAGCTCTGCGCCCTGGCAGGGAAGCAGCGTCCCAAGAGCAAGAGGGACAG GAGGGTGAATGGAGTGACGGACGACAAACCCCTGTCCGTGCCCAGGGACATCGACCTGCACCTGGACACCAGCCCCATCACCGCCGTGGATGCTCTCG TGCTGCGCTACTTCCTGGACTACCAATGGTTCGTGGACTTCGCTGTCTACTCCACCGCTGTCTACATCTTCACCGAGGGCTACTACTGCTTGGTGGACCCCCAGAAGGAGACCAACATCGGCGTGCTCTGGTGCCTGCTGACAGTTGTCTTCTCCAT CAAGGTCTTCTTCACGCTGATGTGCCACTACTTCCGCTCGGAGGAGGGGGGCGAGCGCTCCGTCTGCCTCACCTTcgccttcttcttcctcctcctcgccATGCTGGCCCTGGTCATCCGTGAGGACTACCTGGAGTTTGGCCTGGAGCCCG ggctggccggagtcagcagcagcctggagaagatgctgaagcagcagggctgggagtggac GTTGCCCCTGGCCAAGTTGGCCTtcaagctggggctggtggccctctgctccttcctgggtgcctgcctgACCTTCCCGGGGCTGCGCCTGGcacagacccacctggatgccctgcagctggcagctgacaAGCCCCTGGCCCA ggtcCTGCTGCACCTGAGCTTCCTGGCgcctgtgctggtggtggtgatgtgGATCAAGCCTATCTCCAGGGACTTCCTGCTGCATGCACCCATGGGCAAGCAGACAGTGCAGAT cctgtcagaCTCGGCCTACAACACCGCTCGGCTCTGGGCCATCgtggggctgtgcctgctgcgCCTGGCTGGCACCCGCTGGCACCTGCAGGCCTACCTGGGGCTGGCCCAGCGCTGGGTGCAGCAGATgaggagggaagcaggcaggatCCCTGCCCTGGAGATCCAGCGCAAg GTCACCAGGATCTACTGCTACGTCTCAGTGGTCAGCCTGCAGTACCTGGGACCCATCATCCTCACCCtgcactgcaccctgctgctcaaGACcctgg GGCAGCACTCGTGGGGGCTGTACCCCGAGCCCCCTGCTGCGCCGCCGGCAGCCGCAGCGTGGCCGCAGCGTgcggcggggcaggggcaggaggacgTCCGCCTGGCAGTGGAGCAGGTCACAGGCGTCTTGGGCACCATCCTCACCCCCCTCTTCCTCCGAGGCCTCTTTGCCTTCCTCACCTGGTGGGTGGCTGCCTGCCAGGTGGTCACCAGCCTCTTCGGCCTCTACTTCCACCAGTACCTGGCAGCCTCCTGA
- the SLC25A42 gene encoding mitochondrial coenzyme A transporter SLC25A42 codes for MGNGVRGGAVDFQGQDVEPVPAAHLPAEGTQEKKKVLNSLMSGALAGAVAKTAVAPLDRTKIMFQVSSKRFSAKEAYRLIYHTYLNEGFWSLWRGNSATMVRVIPYAAIQFCAHEEYKQLLGSYYGFQGKALTPFPRFIAGSLAGTTAATLTYPLDMVRARMAVTPKEMYSNIVHVFIRISREEGLKTLYRGFTPTILGVIPYAGLSFFTYETLKKLHADHSGRAQPSPAERLLFGACAGLIGQSASYPLDVVRRRMQTAGVLGHTYSSILLTMQEIVREEGLVRGLYKGLSMNWVKGPIAVGISFTTFDLTQILLRKLQHSPGLQR; via the exons ATGGGTAATGGTGTGAGAGGAGGGGCAGTGGATTTCCAGGGGCAGGATGTGGAGCCAGTTCCAGCAGCACATCTCCCAGCAGAG GGCAcccaggagaagaagaaggtcCTCAACTCCCTGATGTCTGGGGCCCTGGCTGGTGCTGTGGCTAAAACTGCTGTAGCTCCACTGGACAGGACAAAAATCATGTTTCAAG TGTCTTCAAAACGATTTTCTGCCAAG GAAGCCTACAGGCTGATTTACCACACCTACCTCAACGAGGGCTTCTGGAGCCTCTGGAGAGGGAACTCAGCCACCATGGTCCGGGTGATTCCCTACGCTGCCATCCAGTTCTGTGCTCACGAGGAgtacaagcagctcctgggcagctacTACGGCTTCCAGGGAAA gGCGCTGACTCCCTTCCCTCGGTTCATCGCCGGCTCCCTGGCAGGCACCACGGCTGCCACCCTCACCTACCCCCTGGACATGGTCCGTGCCCGCATGGCTGTCACGCCAAAGGAGAT gTACAGCAACATTGTCCATGTCTTCATCCGGATATccagggaggaagggctgaagaCCCTCTACAGGGGCTTCACACCAACCATCCTGGGAGTGATTCCCTATGCTGGGCTCAGCTTCTTCACCTACGAGACGCTGAAGAAGCTGCACGCAG atCACAgcggcagggctcagccctcccccGCCGAGCGGCTGCTGTTCGGAGCCTGCGCCGGCCTCATCGGGCAGTCTGCCTCCTACCCCCTGGACGTGGTCCGGCGCCGCATGCAGACCGCGGGGGTGCTGGGGCACACCTACAGCTCCATCCTCCTCACCATGCAGGAGATCGTCCGGGAGGAGGGACTCGTCCGGGGCCTCTACAAAGGGCTCAGCATGAACTGGGTCAAGGGCCCCATCGCGGTGGGAATCAGCTTCACAACCTTCGACCTGACTCAGATCCTGCTccgcaagctgcagcacagccccggCCTGCAGAGgtag